From a single Candidatus Methylomirabilota bacterium genomic region:
- a CDS encoding NAD(P)H-hydrate dehydratase translates to MKVVTAKEMQELDRRAGAEYGVSSLILMENAGAGAVREMDRFFPRLYRSRVVVVCGKGNNGGDGLVVARHLANRGATVQVFLLAKKGELKGDAATNLGIAEKSGLPLFQVTTVQDLHAHREALAAGDLIVDAILGTGLTGPARGIAAEAIQLLNTLGRPLVALDLPSGLGSDDGRIVEPCVRAHLTLTFALPKRSLLLYPAARYAGEIRVVDIGIPRVLLADPKLPLNLTEHEQVRAAFPPRDPDAHKGTYGHVLVLAGSPGKTGAAALCSLGALRIGAGLVTLAVPEGLNDFMEVKLTEVMTVGLPETEERTVAFQARDDLLNLMEGKRVLALGPGLSTHPETIRLVVDLIRSAKIPLVIDADGVTALSRQKEMLSKASVPVILTPHPGELSRLLWVPKEEVVDKRIPIAQKVASTYNVHLVLKGARTTVAEPGGQVYLNPTGNPGMATGGVGDVLTGMIAGLVSQGLAPGLAAVVGAYLHGLAGDLACQHLGPEAMIATDLLDKLPEAIRAVKDGTVPPFGLFPRYSSAEPTSPI, encoded by the coding sequence ATGAAAGTCGTGACCGCAAAAGAGATGCAGGAGCTCGATCGCCGCGCCGGGGCGGAGTATGGTGTTTCTTCCCTCATCCTGATGGAGAACGCCGGGGCGGGAGCCGTTCGTGAGATGGACCGGTTTTTCCCCCGGTTATATCGGTCTCGGGTAGTGGTGGTATGCGGAAAAGGGAACAACGGCGGTGACGGATTGGTGGTGGCCCGGCACCTCGCAAACCGTGGCGCCACAGTCCAGGTCTTCCTCCTGGCCAAGAAGGGAGAGCTGAAGGGGGATGCGGCGACCAACCTGGGAATCGCCGAGAAGTCAGGGCTCCCGCTGTTCCAGGTCACCACCGTCCAGGACCTGCACGCCCACCGGGAGGCGCTGGCGGCCGGCGATCTGATCGTCGATGCCATCCTGGGGACGGGTCTTACTGGGCCTGCCCGTGGGATCGCCGCCGAGGCGATCCAACTCCTCAACACTCTTGGCCGACCCCTTGTTGCCTTGGATCTTCCCTCCGGCCTCGGTTCAGACGACGGTCGAATCGTGGAGCCATGTGTTCGAGCACATCTCACCCTCACCTTTGCCCTTCCGAAGCGAAGCCTCCTCCTCTACCCTGCGGCTCGCTACGCCGGAGAGATCCGGGTGGTGGATATCGGCATCCCTCGGGTTCTCCTGGCGGATCCCAAGCTGCCACTGAATCTCACCGAGCACGAACAGGTCAGGGCCGCCTTCCCGCCGCGGGATCCGGACGCGCACAAGGGAACCTACGGCCATGTCCTCGTCCTCGCCGGATCGCCCGGCAAGACAGGGGCGGCGGCCCTGTGCAGCCTTGGGGCGCTCCGGATCGGTGCAGGCTTAGTCACGTTGGCTGTCCCGGAGGGACTCAACGATTTCATGGAGGTCAAACTCACCGAAGTGATGACCGTGGGGCTTCCCGAAACCGAGGAGCGGACCGTTGCCTTTCAGGCGAGGGACGACCTCCTGAATCTGATGGAGGGAAAGCGAGTCCTCGCCCTGGGACCAGGTCTTTCCACCCATCCGGAGACCATTCGCCTGGTGGTGGATCTTATCCGGTCAGCCAAGATCCCGCTTGTCATTGACGCCGACGGAGTCACCGCCCTCTCCCGTCAGAAGGAGATGCTTTCCAAAGCCTCGGTCCCCGTGATCCTGACGCCGCATCCAGGAGAGTTGAGTCGCCTGCTCTGGGTTCCCAAGGAGGAGGTTGTGGATAAACGGATCCCGATTGCCCAGAAGGTCGCTTCGACGTACAATGTCCATCTCGTCCTCAAGGGAGCCCGGACCACCGTCGCTGAGCCCGGTGGTCAAGTCTACCTCAATCCGACAGGGAACCCAGGCATGGCCACAGGAGGAGTTGGTGATGTCCTGACCGGGATGATCGCTGGCCTGGTAAGCCAGGGGCTTGCACCAGGTCTGGCGGCGGTTGTTGGGGCTTATCTCCACGGGCTGGCTGGGGACCTCGCCTGTCAACATCTCGGTCCCGAAGCCATGATTGCCACTGACCTGCTGGATAAGCTGCCTGAGGCAATCCGAGCCGTGAAGGACGGGACCGTGCCTCCCTTCGGACTGTTTCCCCGATACTCCTCTGCGGAACCCACCTCCCCGATCTGA
- the acpS gene encoding holo-ACP synthase has translation MIVAVGTDLVSIPRMRAAIARYRDRLCRRLYTPQEMAEGEGRPFPEVHFASRFAAKEAVLKALGTGWGAGIAWREVEVVGVRGRPPEVRLTGRAQLVAQGRGIHHFHLSLSHDGDYALAFVIATD, from the coding sequence GTGATTGTTGCGGTTGGCACAGACTTGGTTTCGATTCCTCGGATGCGGGCTGCCATCGCCCGGTACAGGGATCGGCTTTGCCGGCGACTCTACACGCCTCAGGAGATGGCCGAGGGTGAGGGTCGTCCCTTCCCAGAGGTGCACTTTGCCTCGCGCTTCGCCGCCAAGGAAGCGGTCCTGAAGGCCTTGGGGACGGGTTGGGGTGCAGGGATTGCCTGGCGAGAGGTCGAGGTAGTGGGAGTGCGGGGGAGGCCGCCGGAGGTACGATTGACGGGACGGGCACAACTCGTGGCACAGGGGAGGGGCATCCACCACTTTCATCTGAGCCTCAGCCACGACGGAGACTACGCGTTGGCTTTCGTCATTGCCACCGACTGA
- a CDS encoding pyridoxine 5'-phosphate synthase: MRPRLAVNVDHIATIRQARGGAEPDPVAAAMLAEVAGASGVIVHLREDRRHIQDRDVRLLREVVKTYLNLEMAATDEMVKIALEILPDVATLVPERRQELTTEGGLDVGGQEERAAEVVRVLTEGGIKVSLFIDPVPEQVEASKRTGAQIVEFHTGTYADARTETDRQAALLKIMEAARLGCGLGLRIAAGHGLNYQNIGPVAVIPEVEELNIGHSIVARATLVGIDRAVREMLDLIHAAR, translated from the coding sequence ATGCGACCACGATTAGCGGTCAATGTTGATCATATTGCGACGATCCGGCAGGCCCGGGGGGGGGCGGAGCCTGACCCGGTTGCCGCGGCCATGCTGGCAGAGGTGGCAGGGGCATCCGGTGTTATTGTTCATCTCCGAGAGGATCGGCGGCACATCCAGGATCGGGACGTCCGATTGCTTCGGGAGGTGGTGAAGACCTACCTGAACCTGGAGATGGCCGCGACGGATGAGATGGTCAAGATTGCCTTGGAGATCCTTCCCGATGTTGCCACACTGGTCCCGGAACGACGGCAGGAACTGACGACCGAGGGAGGGCTGGATGTCGGCGGGCAAGAGGAGCGGGCGGCTGAGGTGGTCCGTGTCCTCACTGAGGGGGGAATCAAAGTCAGCCTCTTCATCGATCCTGTGCCTGAGCAGGTCGAGGCCTCAAAGCGCACGGGGGCCCAGATTGTGGAGTTTCACACAGGAACGTATGCCGATGCAAGAACAGAAACTGATCGGCAGGCGGCGCTCCTGAAGATTATGGAGGCGGCCCGGCTCGGCTGCGGCCTGGGTCTCCGCATCGCCGCCGGACATGGCCTGAATTATCAAAATATTGGCCCGGTGGCGGTGATCCCGGAGGTCGAAGAGCTCAACATCGGTCACAGCATTGTCGCACGGGCAACCCTGGTGGGCATCGATCGGGCCGTGCGGGAAATGCTCGATCTCATCCACGCCGCACGCTGA
- the glmM gene encoding phosphoglucosamine mutase, whose amino-acid sequence MGKLFGTDGIRGVANEEPMTPETVVKLGRAAAYLFKTKAGRHSIVIGKDTRLHGYMLECALTSGICSMGVDVLLVGPLPTPGIAFITRSLRADAGIVISASHNPFKDNGIKFFSGEGLKLPDEMEERMEALITGREIERLRPLAAEIGKAYRINDAAGRYIEFAKGTIPKGVSFHGVKVVVDCAHGATYKVAPTILNELGAVVIPVNIQPNGININDRCGSLYPDVVKKAVLEHRADIGISYDGDGDRAILVDETGAVVDGDHILAICALDLKRSGLLRSDTLVATVMSNIGLELCLKEVGIRMVRVPVGDRYVLEEMLQHGYNLGGEQSGHIVFLDHNTTGDGVVTALQVLSLMVKRQERLSQLRQCMTVCPQLLVNVQVTEMPDLGSIPAIQAVISDAEAQLNGSGRVLVRYSGTEPVARVMVEGTDAEQVKFLARSIAEAIEKELG is encoded by the coding sequence GTGGGGAAGCTCTTTGGAACTGACGGCATCCGAGGTGTGGCGAACGAAGAGCCCATGACCCCGGAGACCGTGGTAAAGCTGGGTCGGGCGGCGGCATATCTTTTTAAGACAAAGGCGGGCAGGCATAGTATCGTCATCGGGAAAGATACTCGTCTCCACGGCTATATGCTCGAGTGTGCCCTCACGTCCGGGATCTGCTCGATGGGGGTTGATGTCCTACTGGTCGGTCCGCTGCCTACACCCGGGATCGCATTTATCACGCGGAGCCTGCGGGCGGATGCGGGAATTGTCATTTCCGCATCGCATAATCCCTTTAAGGACAACGGGATCAAGTTTTTCTCGGGCGAAGGGCTCAAGCTCCCGGATGAGATGGAAGAACGAATGGAGGCGTTAATCACGGGCCGGGAAATCGAGCGTCTCCGCCCGCTGGCCGCTGAGATCGGGAAGGCCTATCGGATCAATGACGCAGCTGGTCGGTACATCGAGTTTGCCAAGGGAACCATCCCCAAAGGGGTATCCTTCCATGGGGTCAAGGTTGTGGTAGATTGCGCCCACGGGGCCACGTACAAGGTGGCCCCGACGATTCTCAACGAGCTGGGGGCGGTGGTGATCCCTGTGAATATCCAACCCAACGGGATCAACATCAACGACAGGTGCGGATCCCTCTACCCCGACGTGGTGAAGAAAGCGGTGTTGGAACATAGGGCCGACATCGGCATCTCCTACGATGGCGACGGTGATCGAGCCATCCTCGTGGACGAGACAGGGGCAGTGGTGGATGGGGATCACATCCTGGCCATCTGCGCACTGGACCTCAAGCGTTCAGGCCTCCTCCGTTCTGATACCCTGGTGGCGACGGTAATGAGCAATATCGGTCTCGAACTCTGCCTGAAAGAAGTGGGGATCCGGATGGTGCGGGTCCCGGTTGGTGACCGTTACGTGCTGGAAGAGATGCTCCAGCACGGCTACAACTTGGGGGGCGAACAGTCCGGGCACATTGTCTTCCTTGATCACAATACGACAGGAGACGGCGTGGTGACCGCCCTGCAAGTCCTTTCCCTGATGGTGAAGCGGCAAGAGCGCTTATCGCAGCTTCGGCAGTGTATGACCGTGTGTCCCCAGCTCCTGGTGAACGTGCAGGTGACGGAGATGCCGGATCTCGGATCCATTCCTGCCATCCAGGCGGTCATATCGGATGCTGAGGCTCAGCTGAACGGGAGCGGTCGCGTACTGGTGCGCTATTCTGGGACTGAACCGGTGGCCAGGGTCATGGTGGAAGGGACAGATGCAGAGCAAGTGAAATTCTTGGCCAGATCGATTGCCGAAGCGATCGAAAAAGAATTGGGATAG
- the folP gene encoding dihydropteroate synthase has protein sequence MASSTRHPPKAVELPSNRLPPLRCRRFCLDLTARTQIMGVLNVTPNSFSDGGLYLEPGRAVEHAHRLVEEGADLIDVGGESTRPGSEPVSAEEELRRILPLLRRLVEKLPVPISVDTYKADVAAVVLAEGVDLINDMSGLSFDPRMASVVAEVRAGLVLSHIRGSPRTMQADPKYTDVLGEVREHLRERILLAEAHGVHPEAIAVDPGIGFGKRVEHNLLLLKRLPELQVLGKPVLIGPSRKAFIGKILDLPVEERLEGTAATVAVAIWQGAHILRVHDVQAMVRVARMTDAIRKGSEKI, from the coding sequence ATGGCATCGTCGACGCGGCACCCGCCTAAGGCCGTAGAGCTTCCGAGCAATCGGCTGCCCCCGCTTCGGTGCCGGCGATTCTGCCTTGACCTGACGGCCCGGACACAGATCATGGGGGTCCTCAATGTGACCCCCAATTCTTTTTCCGACGGGGGATTATATCTCGAGCCCGGTCGGGCGGTCGAGCACGCTCATCGGTTAGTCGAAGAGGGGGCGGATCTTATCGATGTGGGTGGAGAGTCGACTCGACCGGGTTCTGAGCCGGTCTCGGCAGAAGAGGAGCTTCGTCGGATCCTTCCGCTCCTGCGGCGCCTTGTCGAAAAGCTTCCTGTTCCCATCTCTGTAGACACGTATAAGGCCGACGTTGCGGCCGTGGTGTTGGCCGAGGGAGTAGACCTCATCAATGATATGAGCGGCCTCAGCTTTGATCCGCGGATGGCATCGGTCGTCGCAGAGGTTCGTGCCGGTCTGGTGTTGTCCCACATTCGGGGAAGTCCCCGAACCATGCAGGCGGATCCGAAGTACACCGACGTGCTTGGGGAAGTTCGGGAGCATCTCCGGGAACGAATTCTCCTGGCCGAGGCACACGGCGTACATCCTGAGGCCATTGCGGTCGATCCCGGCATTGGCTTTGGGAAGCGGGTAGAGCATAACCTTCTGCTGCTGAAACGTCTTCCGGAACTTCAGGTTCTGGGAAAACCGGTCTTGATCGGGCCGTCGCGGAAGGCGTTCATTGGAAAGATCTTGGATCTTCCCGTGGAGGAGCGATTGGAGGGGACCGCAGCCACGGTCGCCGTCGCCATCTGGCAGGGGGCGCATATCCTTCGGGTCCACGATGTGCAAGCCATGGTCCGGGTGGCCCGGATGACTGATGCCATTCGAAAGGGATCGGAAAAAATATAA
- the ftsH gene encoding ATP-dependent zinc metalloprotease FtsH: MKNLALWLVIGLSMILLFNIFNQGQQVKKELIFSEFIEYVDKGEVTEVTLKGSDIQGQLTDGTVFRTYAPEDPELVPNLRKQGVRIAAKPTEQNPWWNVLLSWLPMLVFIGVWIFFMRQMQGGGTKALSFGKARARLLTEKQNRITFTDVAGVEEAKEELQEIIEFLKDPQKYQKLGGRIPKGVLLMGPPGTGKTLLARAIAGEASVPFFSISGSDFVEMFVGVGASRVRDLFEQGKKHAPCIIFMDEIDAVGRHRGAGLGGGHDEREQTLNALLVEMDGFESNEGVILIAATNRPDVLDPALLRPGRFDRQVIVGRPDIRGREEILKVHIKKIPLDDDVDLAILARGTPGFSGADLANLVNEAALLAARENKQSVEMKDFESSKDKVLMGVERKSLILSEEERRATAYHEAGHALVAKLIPGTDPIHKVTIIPRGRALGVTTQLPIDEKHNYHRDFLMDNIAILMGGRVAEELVFSWISTGAGNDLERATELARKMVCEWGMSDKMGPLTFGKKEEMIFLGREIAQHQDYSEETAQEIDREVRRFVTEAYERAKELVKSRMEALHGVATALLEREVLEGPEIDGIVDAAPA; the protein is encoded by the coding sequence ATGAAAAATTTGGCGCTCTGGCTCGTCATTGGCCTGAGCATGATCCTCCTCTTTAACATTTTCAATCAGGGTCAGCAGGTCAAGAAGGAGCTGATATTTAGCGAGTTTATTGAGTATGTCGACAAAGGGGAGGTCACTGAGGTGACCCTAAAGGGGTCAGACATCCAGGGCCAGTTGACTGATGGTACCGTCTTTCGAACCTATGCTCCTGAAGATCCCGAGCTGGTTCCCAACCTGCGGAAGCAGGGTGTGAGGATTGCCGCCAAGCCCACAGAACAAAATCCGTGGTGGAATGTCCTCCTCTCCTGGCTCCCGATGCTCGTGTTCATCGGCGTCTGGATCTTCTTCATGCGCCAGATGCAAGGCGGGGGTACTAAGGCCCTCTCCTTTGGAAAGGCGCGGGCCCGGCTGCTCACGGAAAAACAGAACCGGATAACCTTTACTGATGTCGCGGGCGTGGAAGAAGCCAAGGAAGAACTGCAAGAGATCATCGAATTTCTGAAAGACCCCCAGAAGTATCAGAAGCTGGGTGGCCGGATCCCGAAAGGGGTCTTGCTGATGGGGCCTCCCGGGACGGGGAAGACGCTGCTGGCCCGCGCCATTGCCGGTGAAGCCAGTGTCCCCTTCTTTTCGATCTCGGGCTCTGACTTCGTGGAAATGTTTGTGGGGGTTGGGGCCTCTCGGGTACGCGACCTCTTTGAGCAGGGGAAGAAGCATGCGCCCTGTATTATCTTCATGGATGAGATTGACGCGGTGGGGCGGCACCGGGGTGCAGGGCTCGGGGGCGGCCATGACGAGCGAGAGCAAACCCTAAACGCGCTCTTGGTGGAGATGGATGGCTTTGAGTCGAACGAGGGGGTAATTCTCATCGCGGCGACGAATCGTCCGGACGTGTTGGATCCGGCGCTGCTTCGGCCCGGGCGATTCGACCGACAGGTGATCGTGGGGCGGCCCGATATTCGGGGCCGGGAAGAGATCCTCAAAGTCCATATCAAAAAGATCCCCCTGGACGACGATGTGGACCTGGCGATCCTGGCCCGAGGAACGCCGGGCTTCTCGGGGGCGGACCTGGCCAATCTGGTGAACGAAGCAGCCCTCTTGGCCGCTCGGGAAAATAAGCAATCGGTCGAAATGAAGGACTTTGAAAGTTCCAAAGACAAGGTGCTCATGGGGGTGGAGCGCAAGAGCCTCATCTTGAGCGAGGAAGAGCGGCGGGCCACCGCCTATCACGAGGCCGGGCATGCCCTGGTGGCCAAGCTCATTCCAGGGACCGATCCAATTCACAAGGTGACGATTATCCCCCGGGGCCGGGCCTTAGGAGTTACCACGCAACTCCCCATCGATGAGAAGCATAACTATCATCGGGATTTTCTGATGGACAATATCGCCATCCTCATGGGGGGTCGGGTGGCAGAGGAGTTGGTGTTTTCCTGGATTAGCACGGGGGCAGGGAACGACCTGGAACGGGCCACCGAATTGGCCCGGAAAATGGTGTGTGAGTGGGGAATGAGCGACAAGATGGGGCCCCTCACCTTTGGGAAGAAGGAGGAGATGATCTTTCTGGGGAGAGAGATTGCCCAGCATCAGGACTACAGTGAGGAGACCGCCCAGGAGATCGATAGGGAAGTCCGTCGCTTTGTGACGGAGGCATACGAACGGGCCAAGGAGCTGGTCAAATCCCGGATGGAGGCACTCCACGGCGTGGCTACTGCCCTGTTAGAGCGGGAGGTGTTGGAGGGGCCGGAGATCGATGGCATCGTCGACGCGGCACCCGCCTAA